A stretch of the uncultured Desulfobacter sp. genome encodes the following:
- the hysD gene encoding NiFeSe hydrogenase maturation protease: MKKLLVLGVGNILMQDEGIGVHAINEFWKEKEDWKDADVDFIDGGTFTQDIFYLFEAYENILVLDIVRANQAPGTIFCLEEDQLRKDEKQMLSLHDIDLLDSLGMAEMRGHRPYLRVVGIEPDTIDWGTQLTPPLAAALPDYLKIVRKHIKQILGVSNSA, from the coding sequence ATGAAAAAATTACTGGTGCTTGGTGTGGGAAATATCCTGATGCAGGACGAAGGAATCGGCGTCCACGCCATCAATGAGTTCTGGAAGGAAAAAGAGGACTGGAAAGACGCGGATGTGGACTTCATAGACGGCGGCACCTTTACCCAGGACATCTTTTATCTGTTTGAAGCGTACGAAAATATTCTGGTGCTGGATATTGTCCGGGCCAACCAGGCACCCGGAACCATTTTTTGCCTTGAAGAAGATCAGTTAAGAAAAGATGAAAAGCAGATGCTCTCTTTGCACGACATTGATCTTCTGGACTCTTTAGGTATGGCTGAAATGCGCGGCCACAGACCCTATCTCAGGGTGGTAGGCATTGAACCGGATACTATTGACTGGGGAACACAGCTTACACCGCCTTTGGCAGCGGCCCTGCCCGACTATTTGAAAATTGTTCGAAAACACATCAAACAAATTCTCGGGGTATCAAATTCAGCCTGA
- the hysA gene encoding NiFeSe hydrogenase large subunit HysA, with the protein MSGNKPATAPGHKLATTSVGSTKKIKISIDPVTRVEGHLKAEVEVKNGVVVDARMSGGMYRGFEQILVGRDPRDAVQITQRLCGVCPTAHATASALALDDAFGVTLTDNGRIARNLILGANFIQSHILHFYHLAALDYVNGPDTAPFIPRYKNNDIRVPKDINDVGVAQYLEALEMRKICHEMVALLGGKMPHVQGIVVGGTTEIPTREALNAYAKRFKKVKKFVMEKYIPLIYTLAGPYGDLLKTGVGHKNLVSWGVFPMDSKGNNLLKPGVYTDGKDHKVDPALIKEYVKYSWFKDDTTGLNPTKGKTLPEPGKAGAYSFVKASRYNDKPHEVGPLARMWATNPELSKTGQNALGVKKLRDIGDACFSILGRHVARAEEAAIVADAVEQWLAEATPGKETFVPADIPENAEGLGMTEAPRGALLHYVDIKDSVIANFQIVSATLWNANPMDDMDQKGPMEEALIGVPVPDVDNPVNVGRLIRAYDPULGCAVHVLDADTGKEIKVELPL; encoded by the coding sequence ATGTCAGGCAACAAACCAGCTACCGCACCAGGCCACAAACTAGCTACCACATCGGTCGGCAGCACAAAAAAAATAAAAATCAGCATCGATCCGGTCACACGGGTCGAGGGTCACCTCAAAGCCGAAGTAGAAGTTAAAAACGGCGTTGTTGTGGATGCCCGTATGTCAGGCGGCATGTACCGCGGATTTGAGCAGATCCTTGTCGGCCGGGATCCCAGGGATGCCGTTCAGATTACCCAGAGATTGTGCGGGGTATGCCCCACCGCCCATGCCACAGCATCAGCCCTTGCCCTGGATGACGCATTCGGCGTAACACTTACAGACAACGGACGTATTGCCAGAAACCTGATCCTGGGTGCCAACTTCATCCAGTCCCATATCCTGCATTTTTACCATTTGGCAGCACTGGACTATGTAAACGGTCCGGACACGGCGCCGTTTATTCCCAGATACAAAAACAATGACATCCGGGTACCCAAGGATATTAATGACGTCGGCGTTGCCCAGTACCTTGAAGCCCTTGAAATGCGTAAAATCTGCCATGAAATGGTAGCACTTCTGGGCGGCAAGATGCCCCATGTCCAGGGTATTGTGGTGGGCGGAACAACGGAAATTCCCACCAGGGAAGCCCTGAATGCCTATGCAAAACGGTTCAAAAAAGTCAAAAAATTTGTCATGGAGAAGTATATTCCTTTGATTTACACCCTGGCAGGGCCCTACGGAGATCTGCTTAAAACGGGTGTGGGTCATAAAAACCTGGTCTCCTGGGGTGTATTTCCCATGGACAGCAAAGGCAATAACTTGCTGAAACCAGGCGTTTACACAGATGGCAAAGACCATAAAGTAGACCCTGCCCTGATCAAGGAATATGTAAAATACTCCTGGTTTAAAGATGACACCACAGGCCTGAATCCCACCAAGGGCAAAACCCTTCCTGAACCGGGCAAAGCCGGTGCATACTCATTTGTCAAAGCATCCAGATACAATGACAAACCCCATGAAGTGGGACCTTTGGCCAGAATGTGGGCAACGAATCCGGAACTGTCCAAAACCGGCCAAAACGCCCTGGGCGTTAAAAAACTGCGTGATATCGGCGATGCGTGCTTCTCAATTCTGGGCCGCCATGTGGCTAGAGCCGAAGAGGCTGCCATCGTTGCCGATGCAGTTGAACAATGGCTTGCCGAAGCCACCCCGGGCAAAGAAACTTTTGTTCCGGCGGATATCCCTGAAAACGCCGAGGGTCTTGGCATGACGGAAGCCCCCAGAGGCGCGCTGCTCCACTATGTGGACATCAAGGATTCCGTAATCGCCAATTTCCAGATCGTTTCAGCCACGCTCTGGAACGCCAATCCCATGGACGACATGGATCAAAAGGGGCCCATGGAAGAGGCTCTGATTGGTGTTCCCGTACCAGATGTGGACAATCCGGTAAATGTCGGGCGCCTGATACGCGCCTACGACCCCTGACTGGGCTGCGCCGTCCACGTGCTGGACGCAGATACCGGCAAAGAAATCAAAGTGGAACTTCCCCTGTAA
- the hysB gene encoding NiFeSe hydrogenase small subunit, translating into MKDEHMLPETQQKESGVTRRCFLKTVAGAAAGIGVSQVVNPALVKALEKGLKRHPVVWLQGQGCTGCSVSLLNSVDPSIADVLLKVISLQYHPTVMASEGETAMENLFAIAKEYKGRFSLVVEGAIPTAADGMYCVVGDYEHKEYTMVDLVKEIAPMAGSCLAVGTCSAFGGIPAAEGNVTGATSCRDFFADNGIETPIVNIAGCPPHPDWIVLSIVHLLEEGIPELDDEGRPMLFFGENIHENCPRLDMYDEDILSKTLSDPKGCRMDLGCKGPSTYADCFKRKWNSGLNWCVDNAVCIGCVEPGFPDASSPFYEPE; encoded by the coding sequence GTGAAAGACGAGCATATGTTGCCGGAAACGCAACAAAAAGAATCAGGAGTTACCAGGCGGTGCTTCCTGAAAACCGTTGCCGGTGCCGCAGCCGGCATTGGTGTGTCCCAGGTGGTGAACCCTGCGCTGGTTAAAGCCCTTGAAAAAGGACTTAAACGGCATCCGGTTGTCTGGCTGCAGGGACAGGGATGCACAGGCTGCTCGGTCAGCCTGCTCAACAGTGTTGATCCCAGCATTGCAGATGTGCTTTTAAAAGTGATCAGTCTGCAATACCATCCCACCGTGATGGCCAGTGAAGGCGAAACTGCCATGGAGAACCTGTTTGCCATTGCCAAAGAATATAAAGGAAGATTTTCTCTTGTTGTGGAGGGCGCCATTCCTACAGCGGCAGATGGTATGTACTGTGTCGTCGGCGATTACGAACATAAAGAATACACCATGGTTGACCTGGTCAAGGAAATCGCCCCCATGGCCGGTTCCTGTCTTGCGGTAGGCACCTGTTCAGCGTTCGGCGGTATTCCGGCAGCAGAGGGCAATGTCACCGGTGCCACAAGCTGCAGGGACTTTTTTGCAGATAACGGCATTGAAACCCCCATTGTCAACATTGCAGGATGCCCGCCCCACCCTGACTGGATTGTCCTTTCAATCGTACATCTGCTGGAAGAAGGTATTCCTGAATTAGATGACGAAGGACGCCCCATGCTCTTCTTTGGAGAAAATATCCACGAAAACTGTCCCAGACTGGACATGTATGACGAGGATATACTGTCCAAAACCTTGTCTGATCCTAAAGGCTGCCGTATGGACCTGGGCTGCAAGGGCCCTTCAACTTACGCAGACTGCTTTAAGAGAAAATGGAACAGCGGCCTGAACTGGTGTGTGGATAACGCCGTCTGTATCGGTTGTGTTGAACCCGGTTTTCCGGATGCATCATCACCTTTTTATGAACCCGAATAA